DNA sequence from the Phycisphaerae bacterium genome:
CGCGCCCATCGCGATCAGGCCGCGGCGACCCTCGAACGACTCGTCGCCGGGCCGCGGCAACAAGAAATCACGGTCGCGCGCGAACAGGTCAACCTCGAACGCGCCAGCCTCGACCTCGCCGAATCCGAACACGAGCGGCTCAAACGACTGGTGGAGAATAACCAGGGGGCGCAAAGAGAACTCGACGAAGCGATCCGCGCGGTCAAGGCGGCGCGGGCGCGCGTCGCCGCGGCCGAACAGCAGCTCGCCTTGCTGGAAGAGGGCACGCGCAAGGAAGACATCGCCGCGGGCCGGGCGGCACTGGCCGAAGCGGAACAGGCGCTCAAGCTTTCCGAACAGGGCTTTCGCAAGGAGGACATCGCCAAGGCCGCCGCGGAGGTCACTGCGGCGAGGGCAAGAGTCTCGGCAATCGAGACGCAGATGAGGGAATTGGTCGTAACGTCTCCCTGCAAGTGCGTCGTCGAGGCCATCGAATTGCAGCCCGGCGATCTGGTCGGCGCGAACGCCCCCAGCGTCTCCCTGCTCGATATCTCCAAGCTCTGGGTGCGCTCGTATGTCCCCGAGGCGCGGCTCGGCGAAATCCAACTCGGCCAGGAAGTCCCGATCGAAGTCGACAGCCTGCCCGGCCAACGCCTCCGCGGACGCGTCTCCTTCATCGCCCGCGAGGCCGAGTTCACCCCCAAAAACATCCAGACGCCCGAAGAGCGCAGCAAACAGGTCTTCCGCATCAAGGTGACACTGGAAGAAGGCCTCGACCGCGCCCGCGTCGGCATGGCCGCCGACCTCCGCTTCGACGAAGCAAAAAAATGACGAGTGACGCACTGCAGATTACAAAAGGGAATTCATGCTTCCCCTCGTCTTTGGTAATTCGTAATTCGTCATTCGTAATTTGCGTGCCACCGTGAACGAACCCGTCATCGCCGCCCGCCACCTGACCCGCCGCTTCGGCGAGTTCGTCGCCGTCCGCGATGTCACCTTCGACGTCGCCCGCTCGAGCATCTTCGGCCTCCTCGGCCCCAACGGCAGCGGCAAATCCACCCTCATCCGCATGCTCTGCGGCGTCCTCCGCCCCAGCGAAGGCACGGGGTCCGTCCTCGGCATCGACATCCGCCAGGACCCCGAAGGCGTCAAACGCCGCATCGGCTACATGTCGCAGAAGTTCAGCCTCTACGCCGACCTCTCCGTCACCGAAAACCTCCGCTTCTACGGCCGCGTGTACGGTCTCTCCCCCGTCCGCCAGCGCGAGCGCGAAGACGCCGTCATCTCGTTGACGGGAATCGCCGACTACGCTGATCGCCTCGGCGGCCAGCTCTCCGGCGGCTGGAAGCAGCGCCTCGCCCTCGCCTGCGCCCTCATCCACGAACCGGAGGTCCTCTTCCTCGACGAACCCACGGCCGGCATCGACCCGGTCGCGCGACGCGAGCTGTGGGACCTCCTTTTCGAACTGTCGCACCGCGGCGTGACCATGTTCGTCACGACGCACTACATGGACGAGGCGGAGCGCTGCACCCACGTCGGCTACATCTACCAGGCGCGGCTGATCGCCCTCGGTCGCCCCGACGAATTGAAGCTCGGCGAGGCCGTCACCCCGCCGGGCACGCAGCGCTACGAAATCACCTGCGCCGCCCCCGCCGACGCCCTCGCCCGCGCCCGCCAGCTCCCCGAAGTCCGCGACGCCACCATGTTCGGCGACACGCTCCACATCCTCGTCGCCGACACGCTCCCGCCCGAATCCCTCCTCGCCCAGGTCGCCCCAAGTCAATCGGACGCAACTTTCCGCCCCATCGGCCCGAGCCTCGAAGACGTCTTCGTCCTCCTCAGCCGCGCGCAGGAATCGCGCCCACGCGCGCAATCAAAGCCGCGACCGTAAAGGAGCGCCGCGCGCAGCCTGAATGTGGCGCGATGATCGAATGCGGCGCAATCATTCAAATTGCAGATTACCATCTGCCCTCCGAGATGGAACTTCTTCGCCCATCGGGGCGCGGCGACTCAGCCCAACGGGCTGGTATTCAGTAGGCAGGGGCAACCGCCCCTGTACCAGGGCCGCTATCATGTCGTTCGATCCCGACGGGATCGCATTACTGCGACGCGTGATGAAAGCAAGCAAACTCAAGGTCGGAGACAAGATAGAACTCATCGCCGTGCCCGGCGAGGGTATTCCCGACTATTACATCCACCCAAGCACCGTCCGCGTCTACAAGAAAATCATCGCGCGGAACCGACCGGTACGAATCGGGTGGATCAACGCCACCTCAATCCCCTAATCCCTGTCGAAAACCTCGCCTTGGCGGGCTCCCTAAATCCCTCATTTTAGAGGGAGCGCTGAGCAAGCATGGTGCTTGAAGTGAGGAAGGACCGGACGCCCGGCGTCGGCTACTGCTCTTAAGCGGTGCCCCCCGCGTCCACGGAGATTCCGCGCCCATGAAACCAAAGCTATTCACGCAGCATCGCCCTCTTCCCCATCTGTGGCATCTGCGTCATCTGTGGACGTTTTTCTGGCTTGTTCAGTCTTTTTCAGGGCGTCCGCTCGTTTTTAGGAGGATTCGATCATGCACGACTTGCCCTTAACCAACGCATCCGCCGGTCGCGACACCCATTCGACCATCTACGAAAAAACCACCGCCGACGAGCGCCGCAAGGTCGACCGCGCCATCGTCAACCGCGATCCGCCCACCTACCGCGGTGTCTTCGAAAAATTCCGCCTCGCCGAGAAGGGCGTCAGCTTCACCGCCTTCTACAACTACGCCCGCCGCATCCGCGCCGCCGCCCAAGTTTGCAACCTCGCCGAGCTCGTCGCCCCGGCCCAGGCCGACCTCAACCAGACACTCCCGCGCCTCCTCGGCGACCGCCTGATCGAAACGCTCCTCTACCAGGAGGATGCCACCCCCGCCCAGATCCAACGCCTGACCCTCGCGTACGCCTCCGCCATCACCACCGCCATCAAGGCCCACAAAGCCTGCGACGTATTCCCCCGCCGCCGTCCCGTAGCGGCCGCCGTCCCGGCGGCCGACGAATTCCGCGCCGCCGCATCAGAACCGCCCTCGCCAAGGGGCGCCGAATTGTCCACGAACACAGTTGACGCTCCGTCCCCGCGCGCCGATTCCGCCCCTCAATCCCTCGCTCTTGTTGATCCCGTCCCTTCGGTCCCGGAGGTCCCTTTGGTCCCTTCGGTCACTTCCCCTCCGCCCATTCCGCATTCCGCAATCCGCATTCCGACTTTGCCAAACTCCCTCGTCCCGCGCATCGACCTCGACGATCTCCCCGATCCCGATCCGCGCCGCGAGGCCCTTCGTCAGCGAATACGCGAGGACTTGACGCCGCTCCTCAATATCCCTGATTCCAGCTAGACCTGCGCAGTCCTCATAGCGGCCTGCGCCCCGGCAGGACGTTGAACGCACGCAGAGGTCGCACGTGGAGTCGCTAATAAAAGAAGCCCACCGGGAGCTATCCGGTGGGCTTCGGTAAGAACATAAGAAATGTAGAGAAGCGACCGCCTACTCGTCGCTCGTTCCCCGGGCCGATGTGCCATCAATCGCGCCGGCGTTCTTCTTGACCGCGTAGAACTCCACGCGGCGGTTTTGCAGCCGCGCCTTGTCGTTAGTGTTCGATGTCTTCGGCCGGTACTGGCCGCAGTTCGCCTGGACCAGCGAGTCGTTGGGAATGCCGAGTTCGGACAGGGCGCGAATCACCTTGAGCGAGCGGTTCGCCCCGAGTTCCCAGTTGTCCTTCCACTTGCTCTTGCGGATCGGCTGGTCGTCGGTATGACCGAACACGAAGATGTCGCGATCGCTGTATTTCGCGCGGATGTCCGAGGCGATCTGGGCCAGTTTCGCCCGGCCGCCGGACGTCAGGTCCGCCTTGCCCGCCTCAAACAGCACCGAGCCCGGCACCGAGATCATGTCGAAGCTGGGCATCGTGACCCAGCCCTCGCTGTTCTTGCCGTCGGCGCGCGCCTTCGCGAGCTGCTGGTTCAACTCGTCGATCGTGCTCTTCGAGTCGTTCTCGCGGACCATCGCATCGTTGAGCTGCCGGTCGCGGTCCTCGATCTCCTGCTTGAGACCGTCGTTCTCGGCGGTGAGTTCATCGATCTTTTTCTGTTTGGCGTCGGGCCCGCAGCCGGTCACGCCAAGTGTCAGGAAAAGTGCGGTCAGGGAAAGAGTGAGAGCGGGGTTGCGTGTCATCCATGCCATGGTTTGTTCCTCCAAAATTGAACAACGCAAGTTTAGTTTTTTTCGCGCCGCCGCGAAGATGGACGCGGCGCATGGCGGAAAGAGTAAGCGGAGGGGAGTCCATCGTCAACAGAAATGGCGGGTTTTCGTAGCGGCCGGCGCCCCTGCCGGCCGTGAAACATGAGCGAGGCGTCCTTCTAGTGGTTGCCCTGTGAGTTTTCCGGCCCCAGCGCCTTCTTGATCTTGTCGTCGATGCGGCGTTCCTGCTCGTCGAGCTGGCGGCGGCGCTGGTCCTCCTCGGCTTGCCGTTCCTGGGCGGCCTTCTGCAGCCGAAGGTCGGCCAATTCCCGCCAGACCCGCCGCATCTTGGACAGAAGCCAGAAGACCACCACGGAAACGACGCTGGTCGCCAGCATGAGCCACAACGTGGAGACCGGGGCCAGGACCGCCCACGGCCAGAACTTGGTCTCATAGCTGCGGTTCTTGAAAATGATGGTGGCGACGCCCAGAAAGATGGCGACGATGAGCGTAACTTTCGCATAGACCGTTATTTGTTTGATGGGCCCGGCCACAGGTTCAACCTCCAAATCGCCACGCCGACGTGCCGGATATCAGGCTCCACAGAAGGCCGGTCGCGGGCTTGAAGAAGTCTAACAGGAATCCCTCCAACGCGAGGGCCACGAACGATCCCAGGGCCAACCAGGGCCCGAATGAAATGACGCGGTTGGACTTATGGAAGAGAGACGCCGCCACGCCGATCAGGGCAAGAACGGCGGCGAGAAAGAACCCGAATACGAGATTGGCGACTCCCGCCGCGGCGCCAATGGTCCCCATCAGGTAGATATCTCCCGTCCCATACGCCTCCTTCCCGAACGCCAGCGTTCCCATGATACGGACCGTCCAACCCAGGGCCGCCCCGATCACCATGCCCCCGATGGCATGGAGCGCGCCGCCGACGAACTTCGCCCAATGCCAGGAATCCGCGTAGGCCCGATGCAGGTCGGTCCATTCGCTGCGCAGGCTCACGCCCTCGCGGCCCCGGAGCCAAAGGAACACGCCGATCGCGACGATCAGCGCGGGAACAAACGTCGCCAGCTCGCGAACCGCGAGGGACCGGGCGTGATGCCGAGAATCTTCGATCTCCCCGACGATTTCGGCATCTACCGGCCGCGGAATCCAGGACGCCAATATGAGGGCGGTCATGCAGATGACCGACGCAATGAGAAAGCGAAGCGCCACCGGAGAGAAAGGAAGGCCGCCGTTGAAATCGGGTGCGACACGTTGCCAGATTATCAGGGCGATGACAAGGAGCGTGAGCAGGACGATGGGAATGGCGGAGGATTCGGACGAGGGGCTGGAGGTGGGAGGCTCCGAGGGCGCAGGATCGGAGACACCGGTCGTCACCTCGCCCGGTCGAACGTCCGCGGCCGTGCGGGGGCGGGGCCAGGCGGCCATGACGACCCAGCCGGTCAGCCACGTCAGTCCTCCCGCCGCGGCGATCACGCAAAGACCCGGCGGCAGAAAGCCCAGCGACCGATCGTCCGTGGTCGTGAGGACGACATCGGGCATGCCGCGGACCGCATGCGCAGCGACGGCGACGATCATCACGACGATGGAGATACGAATATCGATGGTGTAGGACTCAATGTCCATGGCCGAGCTGGCCAGCAAGCCGGAAAAGAGAGCGAAATACGCCAGGATCATGGGCCAATCGGTCCGCACTCCGGCAATCCCGGGGACCAGCCGGGCCGTGAACAGCACATCCCAGAGGGTGACAAAGACCAGCGCCGTCAGCGCTTCAATCAAAGGGTAAATCGGTGAGATGGGTACGCCGCACGCCCGGCAGCGTCCCTTCAGGATCAGCCATCCGACGATCGGAATGTTGTCCAACGGGCGGATCGTCCGCCGACAATGCGGACAGAAGGACCATCGGGGCGAGAAGACCGAAAGGCCGAGTGGGAGCCGATAGATGACGACGTTCAGAAAGCTGCCGACGATCGCGCCCAGTATCGCCACGGGGATCACGAGGTTGTTCGCGATGAGTATCCAGCCCTCCGCCATTAGCCCCTCGTCGCGAGTTCCGGGTGCCGGGTCGAAGAATCTAAGCCTCGGTCTGTTCGGTGTCGTTGGCGCGGAACCATAGCTCAATCGCTTCGGCGACCTGTTCCGGGGAGTCAGAAATCGTATCGACCTGGTGTGCGGCCATCGCCCCGTAATTCGCCTCGCGGAGCTTCAGCGTCGTTTCGACCTCTGCCAGGCCGCCGCCGGGGGTGAGGTCCGGCCGATTTCGCGGGCTGCTGGGATCACGGCTGATCCGCGACCAGAGAATGGCCGCGGGGGCGCGAAGCCAGACGATCTTGCCCAGGCGCTTGGCGGCGAGGCGCGTCTCGGGATCTTCGAGTGCGCCACCGCCGAGGGCGACGACATGGTTCTTGGCCTTGCGCAGCGATTCGCAAGCCTCCTTTTCGCGACGGCGGAAACCGGCCTCTCCCTCGGTCGCGAAGAGCTGCGCGATGGACTGGCCCGCGCGCTCGACGATCACGGCATCCAGATCGAGGAAACGCCAGCCCATCCGCCGCGCGAGGATTTCGCCGACGGTGCTTTTCCCGCTGCCGCGATAACCGACGAGGACGAGATTCACGTTGCTTGTCCGTGGGTGACGTTCAGGACCGCCCCCTTGGCGGGGTCGACTTCGATCAGGACGTGATTGAGCTTCGAATGAGTTTGACCGGGATTGACGGCGACGGTCCGACCGATCTTATCCATGAAGTGCCCGGTGACTTCATGCGCCTGATGAATGTGGCCGTGCAGCGAAAGCATCGGCTGGTGCTTTTCGATCGCGTCGCGGACCGCCTTGGAACCCCAGGCGAGGTTTCCATAGTAGCGGTCGAGCAGTGACTCGGCCGGCGGCGCGTGGGCGACGAAGACCCACGGATCGGGAGGCCGCTTGAGATCGGCCAGTTCGGCGACCATCGTCCGGCTCATCCCGAAAAGCGCGGTGGCGCTGAGCGTGCAGGGTCGGTTGAACCGCGCATCCCAGCGCGCGCCGCCGAGGAGCGGCGGCTTATCCTTGGGTTGATCCAGGCGCTCAAAATCCTTGACGAACCACGGCGTCGGCGGCGTGCTCGAATATCCCAAAAAGGAGATGCCTTTGAAAAGGGTCGGCTTCTCCAGACTGAGCACGTTCAGCAGCCCATCGCCCTCCAGTTCCGCCATCGCGGTCACGCTGCTGCCCCAGTCATGGTTTCCAAAGATGGTCATGACCGATTCGCAACCGGAGGCCTCTCTCAACGAAGCGATGTACTTGCGGAACGGCCCACGGACGTACGCGGGCTGACCGTGACCCATTTGGTCCGGTTCCAGGGCGGAATCATCGGGAAGCATGTCCCCCCCCAGGATGATGAGCTGAGGGCGGTTTTGCCTCGCGACGTTGAGCAGGCGGGTGTAATGAGCCTCGTCGCCGTGCAGGTCTGAGCTGAAGAGTAATTTCATAGCCGATCGATAACGAGGACGAAGTCCGTCTCCCGGCATACCGGGGCGAGGTCTGTGTCGCGGCGAAAGACCGCCGCGTCCGGATCGGTCCCACCCCTATAGGGTCGGCACGAAACAGGTTACATCTTCGGCGGAACCGGCCGGGGGGTCAAATGGGGCTCATCCGGAAAAGTGGGCAGGAGGGGGTCAGACGTCCCCCTCCACTCGGGCGATCGCCGCCTTACGATAACCCTCCGCCGGTACCGATCGGCCGGTCCAGTATTGGAACTGGGCATGGGCTTGGTGGACAAACATCGACAATCCGTCCATGGTTCGGCACCCTTCTTGCCGGGCTTCCATCAGCAGGCGCGTCTGCAGGGGACGATAGACCGTGTCGAAGACGGCGGCCTTCGTGTTCCGTACGCCCTCCGGCATCGGCGACTCCCCGACCGCGGGCCAAAGCCCCACACTCGTACAGTTAATCAGCAGATCCGCGTCAATCACCCCGCGCCTGTCCCACGGTTGGTGGCGGCCGCCGAACTCGGCGGCCAGGGCGGCGGCCTTGTCGGTCGTGCGATTGAAGATGGTGACGTCGGCGCCGTGGTCCGTCAGCGCCGCAACGACCGCCCGGGCGACGCCGCCGGCCCCCAGGATGGCCGCGCGCTTCCCGCGAAGCTGCCGGGGTTCACAATGGAGGACCTGGCAGATGCCGTCGAGGGCGGCGGCATAGTCGGTGTTAAGGCCATCGAGGCGGCCGTCTGGTTCGATTCGGAACGTGTTGATGGCGCCCACGCGCGCCGCGATATCGTCGAGGGCACCGCCCTTTTCCTGCAAGAACCGCAGGGCGTTTTGCTTGTGCGGGATCGTGATCGACAAGCCGCGCAGGTCGAGCCAGGGTCGCGCCAGGGCTTCGACCATGAATGCTTTGAAGGACTCATAGCCCGGGGAGACATCAAAGGGCAGGTACACGGCGTTCACGCCGGCGGCCTCGAAGCCCGCATTGTGAACGGCGGGGCTGAGCGAGTGGGCGATGGGCGATCCGATGAGGCCGTAGACCGCGGTCTCCCGGTTGATGGAATCCCAGCGATAGAGGGCGCGCATCTCGGCGAGCGTCAGTTGGCCCGCCGCAGTTTCCAGCCCGGCGGCCGGGGCGGAGAAGGTGCCGAACGCGCCGAACTTTTTGGCAAGGACGCGCGAGGCAACGCCGTGCGGGCCCATGCAGATGGCGATGATCGGTTTCGGACTGCTGCGCATCAATTCGAATGACTCGAAGTTGTCGCGCACGGTCCGCGCGCGCCAGGCGAGCTTGGAAACATTGCACGCGGGCTCGTCGCACATAAGGTACAAATCGGAGGAGAGTGTCGGTGGCCGGCCGGTGTGGTCGTGACGAGAGAGGATGAGCTTACGCGGGGCGGCTTCATCGATCTCTTCGCGACCGCCGTCTTGAGAGAAGTGACCGGCGCGGCGTAACGCCAGGCCGATCTTCTGTCGAATGTTCGCGGAGCCCTGCCACCACGAAAGTTCGACATCGATGTAATCCACCATGGGACCCAATTCGATCAGTTTGCTTATTGCCACATCGTCGCCGTCATCCCACGCGCCGCCTTCAAAGATAGTTCGGATGGTCAAAATCAACGGTACGTTGGAGGGAACCGCCTTACGAAGCGCACGAAGATCGTCGACGGTGTAGGGGCCGCAGAGGTCGAGTCGGAGTTCGATGGCTTCCGCGCCGGCATCGAGCGCGGTCCGCGCATGCGAGAGGACATCGTCGGGGGTGTGACCGGAGATGGGTGAGATGAGGTAGGTCATGGAGCAGTGGTCAGTTGTCAGTGGTTAGTGGTCAGTGGCTCGCGAGTAAGTGTCCCTTCTTTATCGAGAATCCGGAGCATACCGCGGGCGGCGACGGCGTGGCCTTCTTTTGTCCAGTGAGGATCATCGTCAAAACAGGTCGGGAAGACTGTGCTGTTCTGGAAGTCCTCGAGGAGAGAGTAACACGGGAATCCTGCCCGCGCGCGGAAGGACTTCAGCCACTTGAACGGCTCGAGGACATAGGGGCCCAGCGGCGTGTAGGCGTAGGCCTCCCAGCTTCGGCGGCTTTCCTTGTCGCTGTATTGGAAACCGCGCGGCAGCATGACGAGAACAAACTTTGCGTTGAGTTGCTCACGGCAAAAGGCATCAATCTCTCGAAGGTTGTTTTCCGTCGCCTGCATGTATTCGATGCTCTCGCCAAGCGGTTGATTAACGACGAAGAAGCGATCGCCGGGCACGACCGCGCCGCGACCGGTCAGCCGCGCCCAAAGCTCCGGGAAGTTCCAGCGCTTTTTGAGTTCGGACAATTCGGCGGCCAACCCGGCTTTGGCGAGCAGAAAGGCGGTCGGAGATACGCCGATGTACTGCGCACCGACAAGGTAGCGCAGGTCGTCGTGAAAATCCGTCATGTCCAGACAATACACCACGAGTCGAGGCTTGTATTTTTGGCCGATGTCCTTGAGCAACCGGGCGGAGAGGAGCGGCGACGAAGAGACCCAGGCGAAATTGACGGCGCGGACCTTCGCGGCGGGATACTTCGCGCGGCAAAGGGCTTCGAGTTGCGCGGGGAACGCCTCGCCACCGTCCGCGAGGCGCTCGCCGTAAGTAAAGGAATCGCCGAGGAAGATGATGTTGTAGGTGTCGGCGGTGAAATCGGAGGCCTCGACGGGGCAGCGGATGCCGTCGCTATTGATACCGGCTGCGGGATTCGCCTTCATGCGATGATCGAGATCGACGTGGTGGGTCCGGGCGATGTGGCGGCGGATCGCGATCCCGCCGAAGAACTCGAGCAAGAGATAAGAGGCCAGTAAGCTGACGAGGAGGACCATCACCTTGCGGTTGCGGCGATAAACGGCGTGATAGATCGCCGCGGCCAACAGCCCGACGAGTAGGGTCACGAGCAGGTTCGTGAACAGCGCAGCCGCCAGTAGGAAACAGACCGCGACGGCGATGAGGTCGGTTCGTTTCAATTACGTTGCACGTCTCCGCAGGTCAAAGATCGGCCGGGGTGGAACCTCGCCTGAGCGGGATTCGGCCATCGCTCGATTGGATTATAATCCCGCGCCGGCCGAATCTGACAAATGACCTACTACCCGACAAACGACTTCGGACCGCTGATCAAGGGAATGGTCATCGGCGGCATGGGGATCTTTCACGTCTTCCTGGCCCAATTCGCCATCGGCGGTGGGATGATGCTGTGCTTTTTCGAGTGGCGCAGCCAGCGGCGCCGCGACGAATCGGCCCGGCACTTCGTCGACGGCTACTTCAAAACGCTTGTTCTGGTCAGCTTCGTTCTGGGAGCGCTGACCGGCGTGGCCATGTGGTTCACTTCCATCCAGATCAGCCCGGGCACCATCGGCACGATGGTCCATGAGTTTCATTGGATCTGGGCGACGGAGTGGACTTTTTTCTGCCTGGAGATCGTCGCGGGGTACATGTTCTACCGTTACGGCGGTGTTTTGTCTGGTCGCTCGCGCCTGACGCTGCTGGTCCTGTATTCCGTCGCCGCGTGGATGAGCCTCTTCTGGATCAACGGGATTTTGTCGTGGCAGTTGACGCCGGGGGAGTGGAGCCAGACGCGGCGGATGTGGTCGGGTTTCTTCAACCCGAGCTTCTGGCCGTCGCTCGCCTACCGGACGGTCAGCGCGCTGACCATTGCCTCGTTGGCGGCGTGCCTGGTGATCAACCTGGTGAAGGACTTCGCGCCGGAGACGCGCAAGCGGTTGATCCATCAGGCGGCACTGGGGCTGGCACCGATGGTCTTGATGCCGGCGCTGGGACTGTGGTACTTAGCGGTCATCCCGCCGGACAGCCGGTCGTGGGTCCTGGGGGGCAGCCCGGCCATGACGATGTTCATGGGTCTCGCCGTCGCGGCGTCGCTGGTCATCGGGATTTACGCCATCGTGGGGATCATCGGGAAGCGGCTTTATTTCAACGTGACCACGGCGTCGCTCCTGTGTGTCCTCGCCTTCGGCGCGACGGCGGGCGGGGAGTTTGTCCGCGAGGGCGTGCGGAAGCCCTTCACCATACGAGAATACCTTTACTCCAACTCGATTCCGCGGACCGAAGTCGCGGAACTTCGACGGATTGGATGCGTCGCGCGCGATCCGTATCCCCTCCGCGACGCCCAGAAATATCCCAATGACCAGGTGCGATTGGGCGCCCGCGTGTTTCGGGTTCAATGCAGCGTGTGCCACACCTACGATGGCGTCAACGGCCTGGCGCATCTTGCCGGGACGTGGTCGCAGGAGCAGCGGCGCGTGAACATCGCCCGGTTGCAACAGACCAAGCCGTTCATGCCGCCGTTTGCGGGCACCGCCCCCGAAGTCGAAGCGGTGGGGCAATTGATCGGATGGCTGGCGGCGGGAAGACCGCAATGGTGGGAAGAAACGAGTGATCCGGCCGCGCTGCGGGAAATTCAGGAGGCATTGGACGCTGCCGGCCCGCATCCCAACACCGTCCAAGACAAGGCGGCACAGGTCGAACGTGTCCTCGAACGGCGTGACAAAAAGGGAGATTAATGGACCGCGTGTTTCCATTCGGATTTCCCGGCCCAACGGCCTTTTACCTGACGCTGTACGTCTTGACCCTGATCGGCCATGTCCTGTTCATGAACTACGTCCTTGCGGGGACGGGTTATCTGGCCTTCGTCGGAGTGGGTCGGTGGCTACGGCGTCGAACCGGCAGCGAGACCGGTCCGG
Encoded proteins:
- a CDS encoding OmpA family protein, which codes for MAWMTRNPALTLSLTALFLTLGVTGCGPDAKQKKIDELTAENDGLKQEIEDRDRQLNDAMVRENDSKSTIDELNQQLAKARADGKNSEGWVTMPSFDMISVPGSVLFEAGKADLTSGGRAKLAQIASDIRAKYSDRDIFVFGHTDDQPIRKSKWKDNWELGANRSLKVIRALSELGIPNDSLVQANCGQYRPKTSNTNDKARLQNRRVEFYAVKKNAGAIDGTSARGTSDE
- the aroE gene encoding shikimate dehydrogenase, producing the protein MTYLISPISGHTPDDVLSHARTALDAGAEAIELRLDLCGPYTVDDLRALRKAVPSNVPLILTIRTIFEGGAWDDGDDVAISKLIELGPMVDYIDVELSWWQGSANIRQKIGLALRRAGHFSQDGGREEIDEAAPRKLILSRHDHTGRPPTLSSDLYLMCDEPACNVSKLAWRARTVRDNFESFELMRSSPKPIIAICMGPHGVASRVLAKKFGAFGTFSAPAAGLETAAGQLTLAEMRALYRWDSINRETAVYGLIGSPIAHSLSPAVHNAGFEAAGVNAVYLPFDVSPGYESFKAFMVEALARPWLDLRGLSITIPHKQNALRFLQEKGGALDDIAARVGAINTFRIEPDGRLDGLNTDYAAALDGICQVLHCEPRQLRGKRAAILGAGGVARAVVAALTDHGADVTIFNRTTDKAAALAAEFGGRHQPWDRRGVIDADLLINCTSVGLWPAVGESPMPEGVRNTKAAVFDTVYRPLQTRLLMEARQEGCRTMDGLSMFVHQAHAQFQYWTGRSVPAEGYRKAAIARVEGDV
- a CDS encoding prepilin peptidase; protein product: MAEGWILIANNLVIPVAILGAIVGSFLNVVIYRLPLGLSVFSPRWSFCPHCRRTIRPLDNIPIVGWLILKGRCRACGVPISPIYPLIEALTALVFVTLWDVLFTARLVPGIAGVRTDWPMILAYFALFSGLLASSAMDIESYTIDIRISIVVMIVAVAAHAVRGMPDVVLTTTDDRSLGFLPPGLCVIAAAGGLTWLTGWVVMAAWPRPRTAADVRPGEVTTGVSDPAPSEPPTSSPSSESSAIPIVLLTLLVIALIIWQRVAPDFNGGLPFSPVALRFLIASVICMTALILASWIPRPVDAEIVGEIEDSRHHARSLAVRELATFVPALIVAIGVFLWLRGREGVSLRSEWTDLHRAYADSWHWAKFVGGALHAIGGMVIGAALGWTVRIMGTLAFGKEAYGTGDIYLMGTIGAAAGVANLVFGFFLAAVLALIGVAASLFHKSNRVISFGPWLALGSFVALALEGFLLDFFKPATGLLWSLISGTSAWRFGG
- a CDS encoding metallophosphoesterase, which encodes MKLLFSSDLHGDEAHYTRLLNVARQNRPQLIILGGDMLPDDSALEPDQMGHGQPAYVRGPFRKYIASLREASGCESVMTIFGNHDWGSSVTAMAELEGDGLLNVLSLEKPTLFKGISFLGYSSTPPTPWFVKDFERLDQPKDKPPLLGGARWDARFNRPCTLSATALFGMSRTMVAELADLKRPPDPWVFVAHAPPAESLLDRYYGNLAWGSKAVRDAIEKHQPMLSLHGHIHQAHEVTGHFMDKIGRTVAVNPGQTHSKLNHVLIEVDPAKGAVLNVTHGQAT
- a CDS encoding shikimate kinase; amino-acid sequence: MNLVLVGYRGSGKSTVGEILARRMGWRFLDLDAVIVERAGQSIAQLFATEGEAGFRRREKEACESLRKAKNHVVALGGGALEDPETRLAAKRLGKIVWLRAPAAILWSRISRDPSSPRNRPDLTPGGGLAEVETTLKLREANYGAMAAHQVDTISDSPEQVAEAIELWFRANDTEQTEA
- a CDS encoding efflux RND transporter periplasmic adaptor subunit, producing MRRIVVIVALLAVGALAWLYGQQGRTARFVVSGYIEADVIRVGSRVGGRVAEVSTAEGSLVKPGDTLYRLDPFDLNEQLAQARASLAAVEAGHARLSAGFRSEEIEQARAHRDQAAATLERLVAGPRQQEITVAREQVNLERASLDLAESEHERLKRLVENNQGAQRELDEAIRAVKAARARVAAAEQQLALLEEGTRKEDIAAGRAALAEAEQALKLSEQGFRKEDIAKAAAEVTAARARVSAIETQMRELVVTSPCKCVVEAIELQPGDLVGANAPSVSLLDISKLWVRSYVPEARLGEIQLGQEVPIEVDSLPGQRLRGRVSFIAREAEFTPKNIQTPEERSKQVFRIKVTLEEGLDRARVGMAADLRFDEAKK
- a CDS encoding ATP-binding cassette domain-containing protein, whose product is MNEPVIAARHLTRRFGEFVAVRDVTFDVARSSIFGLLGPNGSGKSTLIRMLCGVLRPSEGTGSVLGIDIRQDPEGVKRRIGYMSQKFSLYADLSVTENLRFYGRVYGLSPVRQREREDAVISLTGIADYADRLGGQLSGGWKQRLALACALIHEPEVLFLDEPTAGIDPVARRELWDLLFELSHRGVTMFVTTHYMDEAERCTHVGYIYQARLIALGRPDELKLGEAVTPPGTQRYEITCAAPADALARARQLPEVRDATMFGDTLHILVADTLPPESLLAQVAPSQSDATFRPIGPSLEDVFVLLSRAQESRPRAQSKPRP
- a CDS encoding c-type cytochrome codes for the protein MTYYPTNDFGPLIKGMVIGGMGIFHVFLAQFAIGGGMMLCFFEWRSQRRRDESARHFVDGYFKTLVLVSFVLGALTGVAMWFTSIQISPGTIGTMVHEFHWIWATEWTFFCLEIVAGYMFYRYGGVLSGRSRLTLLVLYSVAAWMSLFWINGILSWQLTPGEWSQTRRMWSGFFNPSFWPSLAYRTVSALTIASLAACLVINLVKDFAPETRKRLIHQAALGLAPMVLMPALGLWYLAVIPPDSRSWVLGGSPAMTMFMGLAVAASLVIGIYAIVGIIGKRLYFNVTTASLLCVLAFGATAGGEFVREGVRKPFTIREYLYSNSIPRTEVAELRRIGCVARDPYPLRDAQKYPNDQVRLGARVFRVQCSVCHTYDGVNGLAHLAGTWSQEQRRVNIARLQQTKPFMPPFAGTAPEVEAVGQLIGWLAAGRPQWWEETSDPAALREIQEALDAAGPHPNTVQDKAAQVERVLERRDKKGD